A section of the Drosophila sechellia strain sech25 chromosome 3L, ASM438219v1, whole genome shotgun sequence genome encodes:
- the LOC6610514 gene encoding myocardin-related transcription factor B yields MPVIADVASDEPPAKCCKHCEESTQSVDGGPASWLLTLDQDLIDTLKGNFPSWFQGSAGGGGGAASKQNPQQHNHQLAQQKHHQLVATSVIPITIDTKLASSNTNTLQQHQQQAAILGHSSSSASPASSVSSNSSKKSISSSLSSCSSSSSNSSSCGSNHCNSKSVSSGAKGAGSATASRFLNKSTSTSPTKSLSRTLKATQKPNGNHKVGQLVKSASLHSLSSGSSGSSSGNSASGSSSLLATLSTSPLTTVELISSAACSGLLATRLSGKDLEHSFQDIILLHEAYDDMSEGEQRLHATFLGSSDDGNNSDCYDARQSPPKAIVDSSPLQPAMDKNKESLKVKLMVRRPHSQLVEQGIIPSLKTSPAIHEQCKQLERAKTSDLLKAKIQQRPNREDLERLHILEEDECHIDPSLAEKQRMLKKARLADQLNSQIQHRPGPLELIKKNILHTEKPIEKIVKEGLVSFKATSEGLLTRPQHPHSYVTFDDDSLSSESDTRQTPPRLDEAMVTTSSSPTDVLQAAAASAGIVNMTLTMPTAGQLVVTSPQILPQQQQPKTIVVPAPVPPPPPPPPPLPMASIIKVKQETANLYEELCQSVTGTTASPVNHLYSPCSLASSTSTLSPLSSIASPPPPPMTTTRLHLAPVSVKSDAPGKDKNRKKSKSKPVSKARTIKFHEYKGPPSAAGQKQDQTQPEETSYQLMLEQQNCLLKFLENLNKNQSIIPAPSAPGVMLPAAPSATNNSITVTTKTVPALASQSAPAPAPINLPNTISITSSSGGAPLNFGDASMLTPTPAATPTPPTLSLIATPQQQLQLHQQHQQLHQPTPVQHPPPLPSPALSVSSSIPPSPATSYAESTTSSITDLTRLEKMKVSDLKQHLKRRNLPVSGPKPHLIERLKPYLPLEPLDSNVTPAPTFNNSNTTPDVITISDAMDTSNCGLLEQPPPVTMLVSDASMEHEQMDVVQQQMDNTHPMTLQTILPPQPQTATIILTNEELLREQQRKIDELQRQLQRSQQELQKIRQRQQQQQHQQQTVTAQVVNALPSKQITLITTTSNGPQQTLTVMPQQVEKNVSAKVTVKATGGNSNHKVNGLQQQGSSPKKPASSNSNSNSNISSSNSPPINQKMVVKQQLEAKIQKQKAAAAAAAQQQQQQQQQQQQQQALQQQQQQQQQQHQVRLLTQKTQTVFIPFNNNNHINNASAKTTTKKSNVPANNTNTTTTTMMQAAKPAAVATAAASPATQHHNNLGLLWNEGNQTILLVGLNDQHMTAHTLGNISLTATTTTAATPPAATPVAASTTAPSKKILNGHQRTNSLPSIVFPIETKSIITQQQLQQLQQQQQQQQQFQPVQQTQQQQLNQVDIKPAPAPPPQYEEATKQLAASKAAALNGLLPLVKIKEEPVQSPAPAAAPLPQTAPLCKRKTASIKSEQVSDVLDILIKQGELPESAALEPITPLTPLPELSMFNGATPTTAAGGASIVPLVPKLETSFTPVQRLDMAMDTNEQHVGFASNQAPNHVFIESIDMASPLQTDSSAIDAESVAKTLDIFLEQHHATPPPSTPPKSCHSGSEKPNSPDAKLNHFDEYELLELMSQQLEMDMGDDSSGYCHASAAKSSNNNGNLRRDLNPSLQPSINELLDASSPDNVLLNNNPDADVDFDADSFVAQLSQHVTGNGNSPGVNCNGSIESSSSAVNSHFGSHSTPMDCDDFESTLNSFMQAVTQPQAGQHGEYATSTSMANGTGGGMGVDNSTGGAVDAFNASGDIFDLFNMDDYKMNWAAGDFTV; encoded by the exons AGTCGACGCAAAGCGTGGACGGCGGACCTGCATCGTGGCTTTTAACGCTCGATCAGGATCTAATTGACACGCTCAAGGGCAACTTTCCCAGCTGGTTCCAGGGCTCagccggcggaggaggaggagcagccagCAAGCAGAATCCGCAGCAGCACAATCACCAGCTGGCCCAGCAGAAGCATCaccagctggtggccaccagtgTCATACCCATAACCATTGACACGAAGCTCGCCTCCAGCAATACAAATACACtccagcaacatcagcagcaggcggCCATCCTGGGCCACAGTTCGTCGTCGGCCTCGCCCGCATCCTCCGTCAGTTCCAACTCCTCGAAGAAGTCCATTAGCAGCAGCctgagcagctgcagcagcagcagtagcaacagcagcagttgcgGCAGCAACCATTGCAACTCCAAGTCCGTTTCCAGTGGAGCCAAAGGAGCCGGTTCAGCGACGGCGAGCAGGTTCCTCAACAAATCCACCTCGACGTCGCCCACCAAGAGCCTCTCGAGGACTTTAAAGGCCACCCAGAAGCCGAACGGCAACCACAAGGTTGGTCAGTTGGTCAAGTCCGCCTCCCTGCACAGCCTGAGCAGCGGAAGCAGCGGGAGCAGCAGCGGAAACAGCGCCAGCGGCAGCTCCTCGCTGCTGGCCACCCTCTCCACGTCGCCGCTGACCACCGTCGAGCTCATCTCGAGCGCCGCCTGCAGTGGCCTCCTGGCCACCAGGCTCAGCGGCAAGGACTTGGAGCACTCCTTTCAGGACATTATACTGCTCCACGAGGCCTACGACGACATGTCGGAAG GTGAGCAGCGTTTGCATGCGACGTTCCTGGGCAGCAGCGATGATGGCAATAACTCGGATTGTTACGATGCCAGACAGTCACCACCAAAGGCCATCGTGGACTCCAGTCCGCTGCAGCCTGCGATGGACAAGAATAAGGAAT CGCTCAAAGTGAAGCTTATGGTGCGACGTCCACACTCGCAGCTCGTCGAGCAGGGCATCATACCAT CTCTGAAAACCTCGCCCGCTATCCACGAACAATGCAAGCAACTGGAGCGCGCCAAAACCAGCGATCTGCTGAAGGCGAAGATCCAGCAGCGACCCAATCGCGAAGATCTCGAGAGGCTGCACATTCTCGAGGAGGACGAGTGCCACATCGATCCCAGTTTGGCGGAGAAGCAGCGGATGCTGAAGAAGGCTCGCCTGGCGGACCAGCTCAACTCTCAGATTCAACACCGTCCTGGTCCACTGGAGCTAATCAAAAAGAACATCCTGCACACGGAGAAGCCTATAGAGAAGATTGTCAAGGAGGGACTCGTATCCTTCAAGGCAACCAGCGAGGGTCTGCTCACGAGACCCCAGCATCCGCACAGTTATGTGACCTTCGATGATGATTCCCTGAGCTCTGAGAGCGATACGAGGCAGACACCGCCGCGTTTGGATGAGGCTATGGTCACCACCTCCAGTTCACCCACCGATGTCCTGCAGGCGGCGGCTGCCTCAGCAGGAATAGTGAACATGACCTTGACCATGCCCACAGCTGGTCAACTGGTGGTGACCTCGCCACAGATTCttccccagcagcagcaaccgaaGACTATAGTGGTGCCAGCACCAGTGCCACCAcctccgccgccaccaccaccactgccCATGGCCAGTATCATCAAGGTAAAGCAGGAGACCGCCAATCTGTACGAGGAACTCTGCCAAAGTGTCACGGGTACCACGGCAAGTCCGGTCAACCATCTGTACTCGCCCTGCTCACTAGCCTCTAGTACTTCCACACTAAGTCCGCTGTCTTCCATCGCCTctccgccaccaccaccgatGACCACCACACGACTGCACCTTGCTCCCGTATCCGTGAAGTCTGATGCTCCCGGGAAGGATAAAAACAGAAAGAAATCCAAGTCCAAGCCCGTGTCCAAGGCGCGCACCATTAAGTTCCACGAGTACAAGGGTCCACCGAGTGCCGCCGGGCAAAAACAGGATCAGACGCAGCCGGAAGAGACCTCCTACCAGCTGATGTTGGAGCAGCAAAACTGTCTGCTAAAGTTCCTGGAGAACCTCAACAAGAATCAGTCCATCATCCCAGCGCCCAGTGCGCCGGGTGTTATGCTTCCAGCAGCTCCTAGTGCGACCAATAACAGCATCACGGTAACTACAAAGACGGTGCCTGCATTGGCTTCGCAAtccgctccagctccagctcccaTCAACCTGCCCAATACCATATCCATAACGAGCAGTTCCGGAGGAGCTCCACTTAATTTCGGAGATGCCTCTATGCTGACGCCCACGCCGGCAGCCACACCAACACCGCCCACTCTGTCGCTGATCGCTACACCACAGCAACAGTTGCAGCTGCatcagcaacaccagcagctgCACCAACCAACTCCAGTGCAACACCCACCACCACTGCCCTCGCCAGCGCTTTCGGTCAGCTCCTCGATTCCGCCCAGTCCGGCCACCAGCTATGCCGAGTCCACCACCAGTTCCATCACGGACTTGACCCGACTGGAGAAGATGAAGGTCTCTGACCTAAAGCAGCATCTCAAGCGCAGGAACTTGCCCGTTTCCGGTCCCAAACCACATCTGATTGAGAGGCTGAAACCATATTTGCCCCTGGAGCCACTGGATAGCAATGTAACACCCGCTCCGACCttcaacaacagcaacaccacgCCCGATGTAATCACAATTAGCGATGCCATGGACACGAGCAACTGCGGTTTGTTGGAGCAGCCTCCACCAGTGACCATGTTGGTTTCAGATGCAAGCATGGAGCACGAGCAGATGGATGTGGTGCAGCAACAGATGGATAACACGCATCCAATGACGCTGCAGACTATTCTGCCTCCACAACCGCAAACTGCAACCATAATCCTGACCAACGAGGAGTTGCTGAGAGAGCAGCAGCGCAAGATCGACGAGCTGCAGAGGCAATTGCAGCGATCGCAACAGGAGCTGCAGAAGATACgccagcggcaacagcagcagcaacatcagcagcaaacGGTTACCGCTCAAGTGGTGAATGCATTGCCTTCGAAGCAAATCACACTGATCACCACGACCTCGAATGGGCCGCAGCAAACACTGACTGTAATGCCGCAGCAGGTGGAGAAGAATGTTTCCGCCAAAGTGACGGTGAAAGCTACTGGAGGCAACAGCAACCATAAGGTAAATGGACTGCAACAACAGGGATCCTCACCCAAGAagccagccagcagcaactCGAACAGCAATAGTAACATTTCCTCATCGAATTCGCCGCCAATCAACCAGAAAATGGTGGTCAAGCAGCAGCTGGAGGCTAAAATCCAGAAGCAaaaggcagcggcagcggccgccgcacagcaacagcagcagcagcaacaacaacagcagcagcagcaggcactgcagcaacagcaacaacagcagcagcaacagcatcaggTGCGCCTGCTCACGCAAAAGACACAAACTGTATTCATTCcattcaacaacaacaatcacaTAAACAACGCTTCTGCCAAGACAACAACCAAGAAATCCAATGTGCCCGCCaacaatacaaatacaacCACCACAACCATGATGCAAGCAGCCAAGCCGGCCGCAGTTGCGACGGCAGCAGCCTCGCCAGCCACTCAACACCACAATAACTTGGGCCTGCTGTGGAACGAAGGAAATCAGACCATACTGCTGGTGGGTCTGAATGATCAGCACATGACGGCGCACACGCTGGGCAATATCAGCTTAACGGCCACCACtacgacagcagcaacaccgcCAGCGGCTACTCCAGTTGCAGCATCTACGACAGCTCCGTCAAAGAAGATACTGAATGGCCACCAACGCACAAACTCCCTGCCCAGCATTGTCTTTCCCATCGAAACCAAGTCCATCATTAcacagcagcagttgcaacaactccagcagcaacaacagcagcaacagcaattccAGCCTGTCCAGCagacacagcagcagcaactcaaTCAAGTGGACATCAAGCCCGCACCAGCACCACCGCCGCAGTACGAAGAGGCTACCAAGCAGTTGGCGGCCAGCAAGGCGGCAGCTTTGAATGGCCTTCTACCGCTGGTCAAGATTAAGGAGGAGCCCGTTCAGTCGCCCGCTCCTGCTGCAGCTCCTCTGCCGCAAACAGCTCCTCTGTGCAAACGCAAGACGGCGAGCATTAAGTCCGAACAAGTGAGCGATGTTCTGGACATACTAATCAAGCAGGGTGAACTGCCGGAAAGTGCTGCTCTGGAGCCCATTACACCGTTAACGCCGCTGCCGGAGTTGTCCATGTTCAATggagccacgcccaccactGCGGCTGGTGGAGCCAGCATAGTACCGCTGGTGCCCAAGCTGGAGACGTCATTCACGCCAGTCCAACGCCTCGACATGGCCATGGACACAAATGAGCAGCATGTGGGCTTTGCCAGCAATCAGGCCCCGAATCATGTGTTCATCGAGAGCATAGACATGGCCTCGCCGCTGCAGACCGATTCAAGCGCCATTGATGCTGAGAGCGTGGCCAAGACCTTAGATATTTTCCTGGAACAGCACCATGCCACACCGCCACCGAGCACACCGCCCAAAAGTTGCCACAGCGGTAGTGAGAAGCCAAACAGCCCGGATGCCAAGCTCAATCACTTTGATGAGTACGAGCTGCTGGAGCTTATGTCGCAGCAACTTGAGATGGACATGGGAGATGACTCCAGTGGCTATTGTCACGCCTCGGCGGCgaagagcagcaacaacaacggcaaccTGCGACGCGATCTCAATCCCAGCCTGCAGCCGTCCATCAATGAGCTGCTGGATGCGAGCAGTCCCGACAACGTGCTGCTGAACAATAACCCGGATGCCGATGTGGACTTCGACGCGGATAGCTTTGTGGCCCAACTGAGTCAGCACGTCACCGGAAATGGCAACAGTCCTGGGGTCAATTGCAATGGATCCATTGAATCCTCGTCGTCGGCGGTGAATAGTCACTTCGGGAGCCACAGCACACCAATGGATTGCGATGATTTCGAGAGCACACTCAACTCTTTTATGCAGGCGGTGACCCAACCTCAGGCGGGACAACACGGCGAATACGCGACATCGACGAGCATGGCCAATGGAACCGGAGGAGGAATGGGCGTGGACAACAGCACCGGTGGGGCAGTGGACGCCTTCAATGCGAGTGGCGATATATTCGATCTGTTCAACATGGACGATTACAAGATGAACTGGGCGGCGGGAGATTTTACAGTCTAG